The following proteins come from a genomic window of Zonotrichia leucophrys gambelii isolate GWCS_2022_RI chromosome 4, RI_Zleu_2.0, whole genome shotgun sequence:
- the PRPF31 gene encoding LOW QUALITY PROTEIN: U4/U6 small nuclear ribonucleoprotein Prp31 (The sequence of the model RefSeq protein was modified relative to this genomic sequence to represent the inferred CDS: inserted 7 bases in 5 codons; substituted 4 bases at 4 genomic stop codons), which produces MPSCHTSQSLYLKWIEPNVSQISPGKASAPDAFYKLEMKTHTFKPECATETISSTHSPEKYSKQSLELELLVPNALDYIXTIKELENSLDKCKNENVQQILINATITVVSMVARXGQQLSEEELGRIEDAYDMAPALGWAKLCIYXYVEFCVPLIGPNLSLILAASMAAKISGWQEAXPHCPSCNTLLLXGLSSTSVLPHTGFIHHSIARALMPDLRRAARLVAATCSQGDTCHESRAGXVGYELREGMEHKLDKWQEPIPVNPLAAPLDGLREKGEGQLXWKLKEHLGLTXIHKQANKMSSREMEEDIYQGELRFSLGHLGKARGGRMGQTLVHEATKAQIRKALQRTLQKQRVIHRGESTIWISVSHSSCMASSMAFTLLQRLEIVNLQAAWKKVAEANRXYFSCMAKFVKVKGNKNGIPIPPTPLGSPNPTLRHPNTQGFPLSVTLPNFLNIGICG; this is translated from the exons ATGCCCAGCTGTCATACATCTCAGAGCCTGTATCTCAAATGGATAGAACCAAATGTCTCCCAGATCTCTCCTGGGAAAGCTTCTGCACCTGATGCCTTCTACAAACtagaaatgaaaacacacaCTTTCAAG CCAGAATGTGCAACTGAAACCATTTCAtccacacacagcccagaaaaatattccaaacaGTCCCTGGAGCTGGAGTTACTGGTGCCCAATGCCCTGGATTACATTTGAACAATCAAGGAATTGGAGAATTCCCTGGATAAATGCAAGAATGAGAACGTGCAGCAGATCTTGATCAATGCCACCATCACGGTGGTCAGCATGGTGGCAAG GGGGCAACAGCTgtcagaggaggagctgggtaGGATTGAGGATGCGTATGACATGGcaccagcactgggctgggccAAGCTGTGCATCT AATACGTGGAGTTCTGTGTGCCCCTCATTGGTCCCAACCTCTCCCTCATCCTCGCGGCCTCCATGGCTGCCAAGATCAGCGGGTGGCAGGAGGCCTGACCCCACTGTCCAAGCTGCAACACCCTGCTGCT GGGCTTGTCCTCCACCTCTGTCCTGCCCCACACCGGCTTCATCCACCACAGCATCGCCCGGGCCCTGATGCCAGATTTGAGGAGAGCAGCGCGGCTTGTGGCAGCCACATGCAGCCAGGGGGACACCTGCCatgagagcagggcag aggtgGGCTATGAGctgagggaggggatggagcacaAGTTGGACAAGTGGCAGGAACCCATCCCAGTGAACCCATTGGCAGCACCACTGGATGGGCtgagggagaagggggagggCCAATTGTAGTGGAAGTTGAAGGAACACTTGGGGCTGACCTAGATCCACAAACAGGCCAACAAGATGAGCTCTAGGGAGATGGAGGAGGACATCTATCAGGGGGAGCTCAGGTTCAGCCTGGGCCACCTGGGCAAGGCCAGGGGTGGCCGCATGGGCCAGACCCTAGTCCATGAGGCCACCAAGGCCCAGATCAGGAAAGCCCTGCAGAGGAccctgcagaagcagagggTCATCCACAGGGGAGAATCCACAATCTGGATTTCTGTTTCTCATAGTTCAT GCATGGCCTCAAGCATGGCCTTCACCCTCCTGCAGAGGTTGGAGATTGTGAACCTACAGGCAGCTTGGAAGAAAGTGGCTGAGGCCAACA ACTATTTCTCCTGCATGGCCAAGTTTGTCAAGGTCAAGGGGAACAAAAATGGGATCCCCATTCCCCCAACCCCACTGGGAtctccaaatcccaccctgcGACACCCAAATACCCAAGGATTCCCTCTCAGTGTCACTTTaccaaattttttaaatattggaaTTTGTGGCTGA